CTAGATGCATCTCAAGCATGGACACAGGTTGAGCCAATCAGACTCTCTCTCGAGAATCCGAACCTGAAGACAAACTGTGGTTGAAAGGTACTGAAGATGTTATGAATAGTCCTGGGCCATAAGATGATCCAGGGAACATTTTTCTTCATAAGGGAGGCAGAAGAAGAACTATGAGAAGCCATGAGGCTACACAAGAGTCAAGGAAGAGTCACTTTGGCCTCCTCCACTTTGTTTCTGGGGTTTGGTTTCTAATTTAAATGATAATCAGAGatattctaaaacaaaacccacTATATTTATTTGGGAATTGCAGATCATCACAAGGGAAATATATGTGCCATAGTAAACTTTGACCATACTTGAGGAGAACGAGGCAAAGGGAAACTTATAAGGTGTAATGAGACCCAGAATTGGtggtacacaccagtaatcccagcactAGGAGACTGAGTCAGAAGGCTCACTTGAGTCCAAGAGTTCAacaccagcctgggaaacataagaaaacataataataataaagtcaaaatgagaattatatatgccattttgaaacaataatattTGACTACAAGGAACAATAACAAGGGAGACACTGGTCCAAGATTGAACAGACAGTTGCTGGGCAGACATCTTTGCAGAAGTAGTTTTGTGTAAGTTTGCGGTGGTCCTTGTGTGAAGCTGTGGTTCTGGCAGAGTCTTTTATGATAGTTCTTATTATGAAGCCTGCATGAGATCCcctccttcccagcctcctggttttatttacttattttggttaGGGCATTACAAGTTACttcattttgattctgacaacttTGACATAGCTTACTTAGAATCCTGTTTCTGCCTGTCAGAAGAATAGCCATTCTCTTGTCCTAAATGCAAGTGAAAAACCATTGGTGACTTTCAGCAGGAGACTGGCATAATCTGTTttgtttagtactggggattgaacccaggggtgcttaatcactgaaccacattccccagccctttttaatattttatttagagaaagagtctcattaagttgcttagggccttactaagttgttgacgctggccttaaacttgcaatccttctgcttcagcttcctgagctgctgggacatAATCTATTTTCTGCTTTCACATTTTTCCTTTGTAGATAATGCTGCGGCATGGGACCAGTGTAGTGGAAGCAGCGAGATCTAATAGGAAGTGGTAGATGATACTTGTTAGAGGGGAAAATGGGCTTAGGTGGAGGTTTCAGGAGAGATGCCTTGAAATCTGTTTTGGAGTCAGGGACATCAACACTTATTTGATTAGACATAAGGAGTGAGGTAAAGAGAAGAAtcaaagaagaattcaaaatttCAGTCTTGAGCAATTGGTAAATGGAGAGGCCGATTTGCTAAGACTCAGAAGCCTAGAGGAGGAGCAGCTTAAAGGAAGAGATCAGAATTCTGCTTTGTACATGTTAACTTTGATATGTCTGCTGACATGTCCAAAAGAACATTTTCATTGCCTCTCAGGTTGTACTGTTGTCCCTCTACCCTGGATTGGAGGCCCCCTCAAGTACTGGGTCTGCCAAGTCCAGGGTAGACCTTCTTAAGCCATTTAGacattctaaattctaaaaatatcaaGGTGCCTTATTTgatatataattcaaaataaacataatattaaacATTGAAAATCTTAATTGTTTTCagggtgtttgcctagcatgggcaaggtcctgagttcaatccccagcatcaaagaaaataaactgacaaacaaacaaacaccctaAAATCACATgctgctgtctttttttttgggggggggagggtactggggattgaacgcagggtgctttaccactgagccatatcctcagccccttttattttttattttgagatagggtttcactaagttgctgaggctgtctttgaacttgtgaaggGGGAGGCCCCTTCAGCCTCTCTGAGTTGCCAGGATTGAAAGTATGCATCACTTCACCCAGCTGTTACTTTCATTCGGAAGGGCTTGCCAGctatgcttataatcccagcgacctgggagactgaggcaggaggattccctAAGGTCCAGCCTTAGGAatttagtaacttagcaagaccctgtctaaattgaaaaaagaaagaagactgaggatgtagcccgtggtaaaatgcctctgggttcaatccccagtattccaCCCGCCACAAAGgactttattctgttttttgttttttttttttctctgagttcAAAATTCTGGATGAACTCATTAACTATTAAATATGAACTATTAACTATTAAATATGAACTTTAATTTCTGCTTTGCTAGTGCCCCAAGTGCATGGCTCAGTCAGCTTCTTGGGTAATGTACCCCAGAGCCAGTTCCTCTATGACCCCCAGCTTAGGGTTTGGAATCAAAATCAATGTAAGAAAGTTCCATGGATGAATAAGTAAACAGTGGCATACGTTTTCCTCCCTTGAAGACAGAACTGAAAATCCTCTGAAAAGGCAGCATAACTGAAACCCAAAAGAACATTTTCACTTCATGTCAAGAAGACCTGGGACACATAGTCACCCAGGCTTGCTCCCCAAATTCCTTTCTCCCTGTGTTGTGGTTTCCTTAGACAGATTTGGGACTTTCTATTGAAATTTTGCCATTATCCTCAACTCCACAGCTCCCTGCTGTCCTGTGCTGCTGTATGACGCAGTAACTCCGAGTTCTGTCATGTAAGGAATCAAATGGTTGAGTGGGAAATTCAGAAGACCCAAGATTCGGGGACTGAGGTGACTCAGAGTCCGAGAGGGGGCCATAACCGAATGGCTGGGGAATTAATTCCCGGGTTCAGGGATCTGTTCACTTTATGACCACAAAAATCTAGTGACCCAACAACTTTAAGATCCTGCAGCTGCAGATGCAAAGTCCGAGGGGAGAGACACATAATTGAGGTCCCAGaggcccaagatcaaggtgctttCTATACATATATCGGTAGGGTCTTAGGACCCTCAGAATGGTGTTCAGGGGCTCAGCAACCGCAGGACTCCGCGAGCGCACTCACCTGTGCAACCCTGTGCACTTTTACCACTTGGCTGCAGCCGCCCGTCCCTTGACGTTCATTGGTGAGCCCTCGGAAGCGTGGACCAATCAAAGCCCTCCTCGTATCTCCGGCTCCCTCCCAGCGAAATCTCTGGAAATCCAGGGTTGGGTCTTTTTTAAGCCTACCCAATGGCAGTACGGGCGGAGCGCCGCGCGGGATGACGATTGGCTGGCGCGAGCGGGCGCTGTCAGAGCCGGATTGGCCTGAGGCGGGAACGGAAGAGGCTTGTTGTTCCGAGCGGCTGGAGCCCGGCTAGGGCGAGATGTGGAGCGCGGGCCGCTTGAGGGCTGCCGGACCGGCGCTTCTGGGGCTGCTGCTGGCGCTTTTGGTGCCGGACGGTGGCACTTCCAAGACCAGCGAGGGACTAGTGACCTGCGGGTCGGTGTTGAAGCTGCTCAACACGCACCACAGGGTGCGACTGCACTCACACGACATCAAATACGGATCCGGTGCGTGGGACCAACGACTTGGGAAGCGCCAGGAGGCAGAGGCTCCGAGTTAAGGGTTTGGGGACGAGTTGGTCATAGGGGTCAATGGGCCATCAGGGAACGAGCTGGCTGGGGGTCTAGAGGCGTTGGGGGCCCTCGAGAGTCTAGGACTGGGACTTTGAGAGGGTCGTTTGGATTTGGGGGGCGGGGAAATCAACAGGAAACTGCGGGTCAAAGGACTTGGAGGATCAGGCAGGAGCCAGAGCTGGAAGTTAGGGGTGAGCCGTTGGGGTTCCAGAGTTGGAGTCATGGGGCAAATTATGGTGCCAAGGGTCGATAGTTCTGCGATTGATAAGCACCCTGGGATTGGATGGGATGTCACTCCTCAGGCAGCGGCCAACAATCCGTGACCGGTGTGGAGGCATCGGACGACGCCAATAGCTACTGGAGGATCCGTGGCGGCTCGGAGGGCGGGTGCCCGCGTGGGATCCCGGTACGCTGTGGCCAGGCTGTGCGGCTCACGCACGTGCTCACCGGCAAAAACTTGCACACTCACCACTTCTTGTCGCCGCTATCCAATAACCAGGTAATCCCCCTCCCTGACACCCTGGCATGTGTgtgaagggctggggacagagccttGGGTTCCAGTTCGAGACTTTCCTTATCACCAGCTTTGAACCTCAGCTTATACGAATTGGGAATTTCAATTAAGAAATGTTTACTGAGTGTCCCTTCTGAGGACACAGAAGTGACTACCAGGGTCCTACCCCAGGATCTCTCAGCCTAGCAGACACAACGAGAGATGCATGTCCTCTTTTAGGGGCAAGTGgaaccctggggtgggggggggcatcCACACAGCCTTTGCTGTGGGGAATAGGAAACTCAGGGCTGGGTTTGGAAAGACTCGTAGGAGTCTTCCATTCCCCAGAGGGAAAAAGAGGGGGCTTCCCAGGCCTGTGGAAGAGCTTATGCTAAGGCATGGAGATCATAACTTTGAGGTGTTGGGATGGAATTGAGGATGGTTTAGGGGAGTTTGTGGAAGAAAAAGTTGGAGATAGAGACCTTGATTGTCAGCCTGAGGGACTGGATTTCAGGGGGGTTAGGACTGGGAGAACTTGGAGGAAGCCTTAGCTCCATGGACTCCAGTGGTCACTAAACAGAGTAACAGGGTATGTATGTGTAGGGGAGGAAGTTCTGGGAGGATATCCTGCTGTCCCACTTTGTaactgtggaaactgaggctcaggaaggtgCAGAGTAAGAATCAAAGGACCAGTGAACTGGGTGCAAATGTTGCTGCCAGGCAAGCAGTACCAAGGAACTTTGTATCCTGTGTGTTGACCATTATCCCCACACTCTACACCCATAGGAGGTGAGTGCCTTTGGGGAAGACGGTGAGGGTGATGACCTGGACCTGTGGACAGTGCGCTGCTCTGGGCAGCACTGGGAGCGGGAGGCTGCTGTGCGTTTCCAGCATGTGGGTACCTCTGTGTTCCTGTCAGTCACTGGTGAGCAGTACGGGAGTCCCATCCGTGGGCAACATGAGGTGCATGGCATGCCCAGTGCGAACACACATAATACATGGAAGGCCATGGAAGGCATCTTCATCAAGCCTGGTGTGGAGCCCTCTGCAGGTCATGATGAACTCTGAGtcatggatgggtgaatggaggGTAGCAGGGTGGGGCAATTGCACAGCCACTCTCTGTGGAGACTTTGGGTTTGTAGGGGTCCTCAAGTGCCTTTGTGATTAAAAAATGTTGGTCTGTCATTGTGTTTGTTGTGAGTGTGAGGGTGCTATCA
This genomic interval from Marmota flaviventris isolate mMarFla1 chromosome 1, mMarFla1.hap1, whole genome shotgun sequence contains the following:
- the Sdf2l1 gene encoding stromal cell-derived factor 2-like protein 1, with translation MWSAGRLRAAGPALLGLLLALLVPDGGTSKTSEGLVTCGSVLKLLNTHHRVRLHSHDIKYGSGSGQQSVTGVEASDDANSYWRIRGGSEGGCPRGIPVRCGQAVRLTHVLTGKNLHTHHFLSPLSNNQEVSAFGEDGEGDDLDLWTVRCSGQHWEREAAVRFQHVGTSVFLSVTGEQYGSPIRGQHEVHGMPSANTHNTWKAMEGIFIKPGVEPSAGHDEL